A window of Clostridioides sp. ES-S-0010-02 genomic DNA:
TGTAATGAAGAACTTAAGGTTACATAATAAAATTGAAAAAATAGAAATTAATAAATTAAAAACAAGTAATCTTGAGGCCAAAAACATTTCAAACGAATATAAACAAGAAAAAAACAATCTTGTAGAATGTAAAATGACAATTAGAGTCACATAACAAAAAAGAATAGATAAAGTAAAAAACTATTATCAGTTCATAAAACTTTATAGAAGAATTAGTTTTACGATAATCCATTTCTGTAAGAGGGATTGTTAGTGATTTTATCGAAATCCTAATTAAAGTGAATATATTATACCAAAATATAAGTAAATTTGAGATAATATTTGCTTATACTATAGATTGATTGATAAAAAAATGGTATAATAACAAATTGTACTTTAATTTAATAATAAGGGAGTGGAAGTCATATTGTTAGGGAGAAATGAGCTATGCCCTTGTGGAAGTGGCAAAAAATACAAGAAATGTTGTTTAAATAAAGATATTGTTTCAGAAAGAGCAAGCAGAAAAACTGAACTTTCACAAAAGCAATATACAGATTTATATTCAAAATTATATGATTATTCAAGACAGGATAGATTCAAAGATGAATGTGAAAAAGCTAAAGAAATGTTTTATATAATGCAAAATGATACTGTAAATGAAAAGTTCGAAAGATTTTTTAATACGTATTTAATACAAGACCACATAATGGAAAATAAAAAGGTCATGACGGTTGGATTTCTTGAAGAGAATGGTGCAAACCTAAGTCAATCAGAAATTTCAATATTAAAAAGTTTGTTTGAATCCTATGTAAGCATTTACGAAGTAAAAGAAATTTCTACAGGAAAAATAGTTTTAAGAGATTGTTTAAGTGGGAAAGAACTTTACACAGAAGATGTAAAGCTTCTAAGAAGCTTTAAAATCGGAAGCTGTATGATAGCTAGAATAATTGATGTTGAAGGAACTAATATATTAATAGATGTAACTATAAGTATATCAAATGAAGTTAAAGATATAATTTTAAATGATGTTATGAATTTATTTAATCAATATAAAGACCTATATAAAGATATGAAGACGTTCTTAATTTATCATACACATGTATTATATAAATATATACAACAGCTTTTAGACCCAAGTATAGCCGAATATTTAAAAAGAGAAAGAGATAAAAATGATAGTAAAAAAGTTAATTTAGAAGGTGAATTAGCTGAAGTAGAATGTAAAGTTTTAGATACTCTTAAAGAAAATGTGGAAAAAGAAAATATAGATGCATGTATAGAGTTCTGGAATGAATATAAGAAAAGTCATGAAAATATAAAAGGAGCTGAAAGTGGTTGGGCAGCTGCTGTTGAGTACTATGTTAAGAAAGAAGCAGGACAACCTATAACTCAAGTGCAAATATCAAAAAAATATGATATAAGCTCTAGTACATTAGGAAAAAGATACAAAGATTTAAAAATATCTTAATTAATTATAAAAAGCTTTAAGTCATAGATAAAGAATCTATAGTATAATATATGTATAATGTGTAGAAAGAGGTATTAATAATGAGTCTTAGTTTAGGAAATGCAATTGCTGTATCAACAAACTTTATAAAATCTAACCCAGCAGTACCTGTATACGATGGAGAAGAAATATATGCAGTTATTTATCATATAGAAATAGGATATAATAACGGTGTATCACCTGATACTAAACAATATATAATAATAGACTATAAAGAGTTCGATTTATCTATGTATAGAAAAAATGAACTAGTAGAAGTTGCTAAGGAGTACTGCAAATCTAAAAATATTGTAGAAAATGAAAATCTTGAAATAAATCTTTTGGATAATGAAGAAGCAGAAAACTTCTTAGAAAAGGTATTTAATAACATGAAAGTTATAAGAGGCCTTATAACTAAAAGAGGATAAGTTAATGGAGTTTATTGGTATAGAAAATATAACACCATATGAAAACATATATGAATTTAGTGTATATAAATACGATGATGAAATCACTTTAGGTAGTGAAGATTTATATATATGTGAATTAAGGGTTATATTAATTAAAGTTAATTCTTTATACGTTGAAAGATTGAATAAATCAGTTGAAGCAATGGTTTTAGTAAAAAATCTAAAAAAAGATTTGGATAAAGAACTTATTGTAGACAAAATAAAGAAATTTGTGCTAGACGAAATTTGGGTAGAAAATCTAGTAAAAGAGAATATAGAAGTTATATTTGTAGAAAGCTAGGAGTAACCCTAGCTTTTTTATATTATAATCTAAGAGAGGAAAACAATATGTTAAGGGTATCTAATATAAAACTTGGAATCGATAAAGATATATCTTTATTAAAAGATATTGTACTTAAGAAATTAAGAATAAAAGAAAAAAACTTAATAAAATATAGTATATATAAAGAATCTATAGATGCTAGAAAAAAAGGGAAGATGGAATTTGTTTATTCTGTAGATGTAGAAGTTAGAGATGAAAGTAAAATACTAAACTCAAAAATAAAAGATGTAACAAAAATAAAAGATATAAAATATGTGAATGTAGCTATGGGTCATAAAAAATTGAATAATAGACCTTTAGTAATTGGAAGTGGACCAGCTGGTCTATTTGCAGGGCTTATTTTGGCTCAAATGGGTTATGAACCAATTATACTTGAAAGAGGTCTTGATGTTGATAGTAGAACCAAGGATATAAGTAATTTTTGGACGACTAGAAAGTTTAAAAATAATTCAAATGTTCAATTTGGAGAAGGTGGAGCAGGAACTTTTTCAGATGGGAAACTCACAACTAGAATAAAAGATATACGATGTAGAAAAGTGCTAGAAGAATTAGTTCAGTTTGGAGCACCAGATGAAATATTATATTCACATAAGCCACATGTTGGTACAGATATATTAAAAAGTGTAGTTAAAAATATAAGAAATGAAATAATAAATCTAGGTGGACAAGTTAAATTTGATTCAAAAGTTACAGATATAGTT
This region includes:
- a CDS encoding SEC-C domain-containing protein produces the protein MLGRNELCPCGSGKKYKKCCLNKDIVSERASRKTELSQKQYTDLYSKLYDYSRQDRFKDECEKAKEMFYIMQNDTVNEKFERFFNTYLIQDHIMENKKVMTVGFLEENGANLSQSEISILKSLFESYVSIYEVKEISTGKIVLRDCLSGKELYTEDVKLLRSFKIGSCMIARIIDVEGTNILIDVTISISNEVKDIILNDVMNLFNQYKDLYKDMKTFLIYHTHVLYKYIQQLLDPSIAEYLKRERDKNDSKKVNLEGELAEVECKVLDTLKENVEKENIDACIEFWNEYKKSHENIKGAESGWAAAVEYYVKKEAGQPITQVQISKKYDISSSTLGKRYKDLKIS